One window from the genome of Streptomyces sp. NBC_01476 encodes:
- a CDS encoding MFS transporter, whose translation MGQDCVVARTVTAGPGPVRRGGRAVVHGTGRVFGGVLRRIRRTTRAGGAGESGLSKLIELHAVNSAGDMLVTVALASTVFFSVPTGEARGRVALYLLVTMAPFAVLAPVVGPLLDRLGHGRRAAMATAMMARAVLAWTMAGVVSSAGLGLYPAALGVLVSSKAYGVVRSAVVPRLLPGRTTLVKANSRVTLAGLAATAVAAPIGAGLHFIGPQWPLYGAFVIFLCGALLSMSLPHKVDSARGEAKARLTADEEAPPEPAGIPGKKPGLLGVGSSVLHALQGNSGLRALSGFLTMFLAFMLREHPVGGLSPALSLSVVVGAAGAGNALGTALGAWLKARGPEIIIATVLVIALSAATVAAGWFGLFTVAAVAAVAGISQALAKLSLDALIQRDVPEDVRTSAFARSETVLQLSWVVGGGIGILLPLNGPLGMAVAASLVLIAFSISVRGLLGAARRGNSAQARVA comes from the coding sequence TTGGGGCAGGATTGCGTCGTGGCACGAACCGTGACCGCGGGCCCAGGGCCCGTACGCAGGGGCGGGCGCGCTGTCGTGCACGGCACGGGGCGCGTCTTCGGAGGTGTACTCCGGCGTATCCGGCGTACGACACGCGCGGGAGGCGCGGGCGAGTCGGGTCTGTCGAAACTGATCGAACTGCACGCGGTGAACTCGGCCGGCGACATGCTCGTGACCGTCGCGCTGGCCAGCACCGTGTTCTTCTCGGTGCCGACCGGCGAGGCCCGCGGCCGGGTGGCGCTCTACCTGCTGGTGACGATGGCGCCGTTCGCGGTGCTCGCGCCGGTGGTGGGCCCGCTGCTCGACCGGCTGGGGCACGGCCGGCGGGCCGCAATGGCGACCGCGATGATGGCGCGCGCGGTGCTCGCCTGGACGATGGCCGGGGTCGTGTCGTCGGCCGGGCTCGGGCTCTATCCGGCGGCGCTGGGCGTGCTGGTGTCGTCGAAGGCGTACGGCGTGGTGCGCAGCGCGGTGGTGCCACGGCTGCTGCCGGGGCGCACCACGCTGGTGAAGGCGAACTCCCGGGTCACCCTGGCCGGGCTCGCGGCCACCGCGGTGGCCGCGCCGATCGGTGCCGGGCTGCACTTCATCGGGCCGCAGTGGCCGCTCTACGGCGCCTTCGTGATCTTCCTGTGCGGTGCGCTGCTGTCGATGTCGCTGCCGCACAAGGTGGACTCCGCCCGCGGCGAGGCCAAGGCCCGGCTCACCGCCGACGAGGAGGCACCGCCGGAGCCGGCCGGCATCCCGGGGAAGAAACCGGGGCTGCTCGGCGTCGGCTCGTCGGTGCTGCACGCGCTCCAGGGCAATTCGGGGCTGCGGGCGCTCTCCGGCTTCCTGACGATGTTCCTGGCGTTCATGCTGCGCGAGCATCCGGTGGGCGGCCTGAGCCCCGCCCTGTCGCTGAGCGTGGTCGTCGGGGCGGCGGGCGCGGGCAACGCGCTGGGCACCGCGCTGGGGGCCTGGCTCAAGGCCCGCGGCCCGGAGATCATCATCGCCACGGTGCTGGTGATCGCGCTCTCCGCGGCCACGGTCGCGGCCGGCTGGTTCGGGCTCTTCACGGTGGCGGCGGTGGCGGCCGTCGCGGGCATCTCGCAGGCGCTGGCGAAGCTGTCGCTGGACGCGCTGATCCAGCGGGACGTACCCGAGGACGTACGCACCTCCGCCTTCGCCCGCTCCGAGACGGTGCTGCAGCTGTCCTGGGTGGTCGGCGGCGGCATCGGCATCCTGCTGCCGCTCAACGGCCCGCTGGGCATGGCGGTGGCCGCGAGCCTGGTGCTGATCGCGTTCTCGATCTCGGTACGGGGCCTGCTGGGCGCGGCCCGCCGCGGCAACTCCGCGCAGGCCCGGGTCGCCTGA
- a CDS encoding futalosine hydrolase, with the protein MTGLPPLPRGRLLVVTAVAAERDAVAAGLRTAGLPAGAATVLACGVGPAAAAAATATALARDSYGLVVSAGIGGGFAPAAPLGAVAVATEIVAADLGAQTPEGFASVTELGFGTVRHLPPPGLVPALAGALKAVHGPVLTVSTVTGTAERAAELSARHPGAVAEAMEGFGVAEAATAAGLPVLELRAVSNAVGPRDRAAWRIGPALAALTTAFALLPAALADFGKLPAVLEVEQEHG; encoded by the coding sequence GTGACCGGCCTGCCGCCCCTGCCCCGCGGCCGGCTGCTGGTGGTGACCGCGGTGGCCGCCGAGCGCGACGCGGTCGCGGCCGGACTGCGGACCGCCGGGCTGCCGGCCGGGGCCGCCACGGTGCTGGCCTGCGGGGTCGGCCCCGCTGCCGCCGCCGCGGCCACCGCGACCGCGCTGGCCCGCGACTCCTACGGCCTGGTGGTCTCCGCGGGGATCGGCGGCGGCTTCGCGCCGGCCGCGCCGCTGGGCGCGGTGGCCGTCGCCACCGAGATCGTGGCCGCCGACCTCGGGGCGCAGACCCCGGAGGGCTTCGCCAGCGTCACCGAACTGGGCTTCGGGACCGTACGGCATCTGCCGCCGCCCGGTCTCGTACCGGCTCTCGCCGGGGCCCTGAAGGCCGTCCACGGACCGGTGCTGACCGTCTCCACGGTGACCGGCACCGCGGAGCGCGCCGCCGAGCTGAGCGCGCGTCACCCGGGCGCGGTGGCCGAGGCGATGGAGGGCTTCGGGGTGGCGGAGGCCGCGACCGCGGCCGGTCTGCCCGTACTCGAACTGCGCGCGGTCTCCAACGCGGTCGGTCCGCGCGACCGTGCCGCCTGGCGGATCGGTCCTGCGCTGGCCGCGCTGACCACGGCGTTCGCGCTGCTGCCCGCCGCGCTGGCGGACTTCGGGAAGCTCCCGGCTGTACTGGAGGTTGAGCAGGAACATGGCTGA
- a CDS encoding 1,4-dihydroxy-6-naphthoate synthase: MADDTRTDPGADALRIAFSPCPNDTFVFHAWAHGLVPDAPPLDVTFADIDITNGMAERGEFDVLKVSYAVLPWVLGEYALLPCGGALGRGCGPLVLTREPGTDLAGRTVAVPSERSTAYLLFRLWAADQVPGGVGEIVVLPFNEIMPAVRDGRVDAGLVIHEARFTYQNYGLHKLADMGEHWEATTGLPIPLGAIIARRSLGKERLHALAEAARTSVRMAWDDPAVSREYVLAHSQEMDPAVADQHIGLYVNDFSADLGEDGYAAVRGLLTRAAAEGLVPALTPDALAF, encoded by the coding sequence ATGGCTGACGACACCCGCACCGACCCCGGCGCCGACGCGCTGCGGATCGCGTTCTCCCCCTGTCCGAACGACACCTTCGTCTTCCACGCCTGGGCACACGGCCTGGTGCCGGACGCACCGCCGCTGGACGTGACCTTCGCCGACATCGACATCACCAACGGCATGGCGGAGCGCGGTGAGTTCGACGTGCTCAAGGTGTCGTACGCGGTGCTGCCGTGGGTGCTCGGCGAGTACGCGCTGCTGCCGTGCGGCGGCGCGCTCGGCCGGGGCTGCGGTCCGCTGGTGCTGACCCGGGAGCCGGGCACCGACCTGGCCGGCCGGACGGTCGCGGTGCCGAGCGAGCGCTCCACGGCGTATCTGCTCTTCCGGCTCTGGGCGGCCGACCAGGTCCCCGGCGGCGTCGGGGAGATCGTGGTGCTGCCGTTCAACGAGATCATGCCCGCGGTACGGGACGGCCGGGTGGACGCCGGCCTGGTGATCCACGAGGCGCGGTTCACCTACCAGAACTACGGCCTCCACAAGCTCGCGGACATGGGCGAGCACTGGGAGGCCACCACCGGGCTGCCGATCCCGCTGGGCGCGATCATCGCCAGGCGGTCGCTGGGCAAGGAGCGGCTGCACGCGCTGGCCGAGGCGGCCCGGACCTCGGTACGGATGGCCTGGGACGACCCGGCGGTGTCCCGGGAGTACGTGCTGGCGCACTCGCAGGAGATGGACCCGGCGGTCGCCGACCAGCACATCGGGCTCTACGTCAACGACTTCTCGGCCGACCTCGGCGAGGACGGCTACGCGGCCGTCAGGGGGCTGCTGACCCGGGCCGCCGCCGAGGGCCTGGTGCCCGCGCTCACCCCGGACGCGCTGGCTTTCTGA
- a CDS encoding cold-shock protein, which translates to MPTGKVKWFNSEKGFGFLSRDDGGDVFVHSSVLPEGVAALKPGQRVEFGVVAGQRGDQALSVTLLDPAPSVAAAQRRKPDELLPIVQDLTTLLEEVARSLQRGRYPDKAHGSKIASVLRVVADQLDV; encoded by the coding sequence TTGCCTACCGGCAAGGTCAAGTGGTTCAACAGCGAGAAGGGCTTCGGCTTTCTCTCCCGCGACGACGGCGGCGACGTCTTCGTGCACTCCTCGGTCCTGCCGGAAGGCGTGGCGGCCCTCAAGCCCGGCCAGCGTGTGGAATTCGGCGTCGTCGCAGGTCAGCGCGGAGATCAGGCGCTTTCGGTGACGCTGCTCGACCCGGCCCCCTCGGTCGCCGCGGCCCAGCGCCGCAAGCCCGACGAACTGCTCCCCATCGTGCAGGATCTGACCACGCTGCTGGAAGAGGTGGCACGTTCCCTGCAGCGCGGCAGGTATCCGGACAAGGCCCACGGCAGCAAGATTGCGTCGGTGCTGCGGGTGGTCGCCGACCAGTTGGACGTCTGA
- a CDS encoding HAD family hydrolase produces MDNDPARLTIGFDLDMTLIDSRPGIKAVYEQLAVETGVFIDSALAVTRLGPPLDEELANWFPPERIEAVGERYRTLYPDHAIAPTPAMRGAVDAVAAVRAAGGRAVVVTAKFEPNARLHLSHVGIDAEVRGWLWAEAKAEALIEYGASVYVGDHIGDVRGARKAGALSVAVATGPCGAAELRAAGADVVLDDLTQFPAWFADYRSAAA; encoded by the coding sequence GTGGACAACGACCCCGCCCGCCTCACCATCGGCTTCGACCTGGACATGACGCTGATCGACTCGCGGCCCGGCATCAAGGCCGTGTACGAGCAGCTGGCCGTGGAGACGGGCGTGTTCATCGACTCGGCGCTCGCGGTGACCCGGCTGGGGCCGCCGCTCGACGAGGAGCTGGCCAACTGGTTCCCGCCCGAGCGGATCGAAGCGGTCGGCGAGCGGTACCGCACGCTCTACCCGGACCACGCCATCGCCCCGACCCCCGCGATGCGCGGCGCCGTGGACGCGGTCGCGGCGGTCCGCGCGGCCGGCGGCCGGGCCGTGGTCGTCACCGCCAAGTTCGAGCCGAACGCGCGGCTGCACCTCAGCCACGTCGGAATCGACGCCGAGGTCCGCGGCTGGCTGTGGGCCGAGGCCAAGGCGGAGGCGCTGATCGAGTACGGCGCCTCGGTGTACGTCGGCGACCACATCGGGGACGTACGCGGCGCCCGGAAGGCCGGCGCGCTGTCGGTCGCGGTGGCCACCGGCCCGTGCGGCGCGGCCGAACTGCGCGCGGCGGGCGCCGACGTGGTGCTCGACGACCTGACGCAGTTCCCCGCCTGGTTCGCGGACTACCGCTCGGCAGCCGCCTGA
- a CDS encoding helicase C-terminal domain-containing protein: MTSEARDGGAASAPRTLAEDLRARDDEALARLLRARPDLLSPVPTDLTQLATRAATRTSVLRTLDHLDTFTRQVAEALAVAPDPTPYTALSTLMTGRPAAGTGRRKAGKAAEQAEAAGAAGADAQAARNAAALPGGGIGGALPSPEVVAEVVAALPGAVERLRECGVVWGTEDALRLVRTARDVLAPAAGVVSATGLGPSVRETTAGMSPGRLQDVLADAGLPGTHDSVSALDALAALFADPDALGALLDGAPEGVRGVLERLVWGPPYGEVRDASVAVRAAEARTPVQWLLARGLLLPSGPHNVVLPREVALTLRGGRAHRTPQPSPPPVAAVPRTERTVDLTAAGQALTATRVVTELLTEWETGGPAVLRAGGISVRDLKRTAAALDLTEPEAAFWLELAYVTGLIATDGELDEAYAPTPAADEWRQLPAARQWTALAAAWLTATRTPGLVGTRDPKNRALSALGPDLDRSLAPQVRGRTLRLLAGLPPGSAADRDSLLARLRWERPLRAGTDTLRTDLLTWTLNDAENLGITGRGGLAAHARALLSDGAERAAATLAPLLPEPLDHVLLQADLTAVAPGPLIAPLAETLGVLADIESKGGATVYRFTPGSVRRALDAGRTAAELQEFLTTHSRTPVPQPLSYLIDDVARRHGTLRVGAASAYLRCDDDSVLAELLADRRAAGLGLRRLAPTVLAAQAEPTTLLDRLRAMGLAPAAESADGDVLISRPDARRTPPRTPPVPVAEGAPTPADRLLGAAVKAIRAGDRAATAVRRPPEPGAPGGLPRTPAADTLATMQAAALTGGSLWIGYVNAEGAASQRVIAPVRVEGGYVTAYDHNADEMRTFALHRITGVAELADDPA; this comes from the coding sequence ATGACGAGTGAAGCCCGGGACGGCGGTGCTGCCTCCGCCCCGCGCACCCTGGCGGAGGACCTGCGCGCACGTGACGACGAGGCGCTGGCCCGCCTGCTGCGCGCCCGCCCGGACCTCCTCTCCCCGGTCCCCACCGACCTCACCCAGCTCGCCACCCGCGCCGCCACCCGCACCTCCGTGCTGCGCACCCTCGACCACCTCGACACCTTCACCCGCCAGGTGGCCGAGGCGCTGGCCGTGGCCCCCGACCCCACGCCGTACACCGCGCTGAGCACCCTGATGACGGGCCGCCCCGCCGCCGGCACCGGCCGCCGGAAGGCCGGAAAAGCCGCCGAGCAGGCCGAAGCCGCCGGCGCCGCCGGCGCCGACGCGCAGGCCGCGCGCAACGCCGCCGCACTGCCCGGAGGCGGGATCGGCGGCGCGCTCCCGTCACCGGAGGTGGTCGCGGAAGTGGTCGCGGCGCTGCCCGGGGCGGTGGAGAGGCTGCGCGAGTGCGGGGTGGTGTGGGGGACCGAGGACGCGTTGCGGCTGGTACGCACGGCGCGGGACGTGCTGGCGCCGGCCGCGGGCGTGGTGTCGGCCACCGGTCTCGGGCCCTCCGTGCGGGAGACCACCGCGGGGATGTCTCCCGGCCGCCTCCAGGACGTACTGGCGGACGCCGGGCTGCCCGGCACGCACGACTCGGTGAGCGCCCTGGACGCGCTGGCCGCCCTGTTCGCCGACCCGGACGCGCTGGGCGCGCTGCTCGACGGGGCACCAGAGGGGGTCCGCGGGGTGCTGGAGCGCCTGGTGTGGGGTCCGCCGTACGGCGAGGTACGGGACGCGAGCGTCGCGGTGCGGGCCGCCGAGGCCAGGACACCCGTGCAGTGGCTGCTGGCCCGCGGCCTCCTGCTGCCCTCCGGCCCGCACAACGTCGTCCTGCCCCGCGAGGTGGCGCTGACCCTGCGCGGCGGCCGGGCGCACCGCACCCCCCAGCCGTCGCCGCCTCCCGTGGCGGCCGTCCCCCGCACCGAGCGGACCGTCGACCTCACCGCGGCCGGCCAGGCGCTCACCGCGACCCGTGTCGTCACCGAACTCCTCACCGAGTGGGAGACCGGCGGCCCCGCCGTGCTGCGGGCCGGCGGCATCAGCGTCCGGGATCTGAAACGCACCGCCGCCGCCCTGGACCTCACCGAGCCCGAAGCCGCCTTCTGGCTCGAACTCGCCTATGTCACCGGCCTGATCGCCACCGACGGCGAACTGGACGAGGCGTACGCCCCCACCCCCGCCGCCGACGAGTGGCGCCAGCTCCCGGCCGCCCGCCAGTGGACCGCGCTCGCCGCCGCCTGGCTCACCGCGACCCGTACGCCCGGCCTGGTCGGCACCCGCGACCCCAAGAACCGCGCCCTGTCCGCGCTCGGCCCCGACCTGGACCGTTCGCTCGCGCCGCAGGTCCGCGGCCGGACGCTGCGGCTGCTGGCCGGGCTCCCGCCGGGCTCCGCCGCTGACCGCGACTCCCTGCTGGCCCGGCTGCGCTGGGAACGGCCGCTGCGGGCCGGCACCGACACCCTCCGCACCGATCTGCTGACCTGGACGCTCAACGACGCGGAGAACCTCGGGATCACCGGCCGCGGCGGCCTCGCCGCCCACGCCCGCGCGCTGCTCTCCGACGGTGCGGAACGGGCCGCCGCCACCCTCGCGCCGCTGCTGCCCGAGCCGCTGGACCACGTGCTGCTGCAGGCCGACCTCACCGCGGTGGCCCCCGGCCCGCTGATCGCCCCGCTCGCCGAGACCCTCGGGGTCCTCGCCGACATCGAGTCCAAGGGCGGCGCCACCGTCTACCGCTTCACCCCCGGCTCCGTGCGCCGGGCCCTGGACGCCGGCCGTACCGCGGCCGAACTGCAGGAATTCCTGACCACGCACTCGCGCACCCCGGTCCCGCAGCCGCTCAGCTATCTGATCGACGACGTGGCCCGGCGGCACGGGACCCTCAGGGTCGGTGCGGCCTCGGCGTATCTGCGGTGCGACGACGACTCCGTGCTCGCCGAACTCCTCGCCGACCGCAGGGCCGCCGGGCTGGGTCTGCGCCGGCTCGCCCCGACCGTGCTGGCCGCCCAGGCCGAACCCACCACGCTGCTCGACCGCCTGCGGGCGATGGGCCTCGCGCCGGCCGCCGAGTCGGCCGACGGCGACGTGCTGATCTCCCGCCCGGACGCCCGCCGCACCCCGCCGCGCACCCCGCCCGTACCGGTCGCCGAGGGCGCGCCCACCCCGGCCGACCGGCTGCTGGGCGCCGCCGTCAAGGCGATCAGGGCCGGCGACCGGGCCGCCACCGCCGTCCGCCGCCCCCCGGAGCCGGGCGCCCCGGGCGGCCTGCCCCGTACCCCGGCCGCCGACACCCTCGCCACCATGCAGGCCGCCGCCCTCACCGGCGGCTCCCTGTGGATCGGCTACGTCAACGCCGAGGGCGCCGCCAGCCAGCGCGTCATCGCCCCGGTCCGGGTCGAAGGCGGCTATGTGACCGCCTACGACCACAACGCCGACGAGATGCGCACCTTCGCCCTCCACCGCATCACCGGCGTCGCCGAACTGGCCGACGACCCCGCCTGA
- a CDS encoding VanZ family protein, which translates to MTPKRDEPKPRAPRKDAAATTETRAPRRIPRMRASKTTEPKTREPKAGALKAREPKTREPKTREPKTGGTKKRAPKTRGAAVRTPKSRTPAASAAAEPRRPVLQRRSLGSTLARAAVMAIAIVGMVAFAVALAKVTLVPSPASVNLIHTNLKPGASIRAYLDQPETRDTIKQIGGNVLLGVPFGVLLPMLFPRARGLFRVLLITAFVMVLVEATQGAIVEGRAFDIDDVILNTAGALIGYLLLGRRLGRALHPRRTHWWHRLGFGTPPEQ; encoded by the coding sequence GTGACACCGAAGAGGGACGAGCCCAAGCCGCGCGCGCCCAGAAAAGACGCCGCCGCCACCACCGAGACCCGCGCGCCCCGGCGGATTCCGCGGATGCGGGCGTCGAAGACGACCGAGCCGAAGACGCGGGAGCCGAAGGCGGGGGCGCTCAAGGCGCGTGAGCCGAAGACACGCGAGCCGAAGACGCGTGAGCCGAAGACGGGCGGGACCAAGAAGCGGGCGCCCAAGACGCGCGGGGCGGCGGTGCGCACCCCGAAATCCCGTACGCCCGCCGCCTCTGCCGCCGCCGAGCCGCGCCGTCCGGTCCTCCAGCGCCGCTCGCTCGGCTCCACCCTGGCCCGGGCCGCCGTCATGGCCATCGCCATCGTCGGCATGGTCGCCTTCGCGGTGGCCCTCGCCAAGGTCACGCTGGTGCCGTCACCGGCCTCGGTGAACCTGATCCACACCAACCTCAAGCCGGGCGCCTCCATCCGCGCCTACCTCGATCAGCCCGAGACGCGCGACACCATCAAGCAGATCGGCGGCAACGTCCTGCTCGGCGTCCCCTTCGGCGTCCTGCTCCCGATGCTCTTCCCGCGGGCCCGCGGCCTCTTCCGGGTCCTGCTGATCACCGCGTTCGTCATGGTGCTGGTCGAGGCGACCCAGGGCGCCATCGTCGAGGGCCGCGCCTTCGACATCGACGACGTCATCCTCAACACCGCGGGCGCCCTGATCGGTTACCTCCTCCTCGGCCGCCGCCTCGGCCGCGCCCTCCACCCCCGCCGCACCCACTGGTGGCACCGCCTCGGCTTCGGCACCCCGCCCGAACAGTGA
- a CDS encoding DNA repair helicase XPB has product MSCLIVQSDKTLLLEVDHEQADACRRAIAPFAELERAPEHIHTYRLTPLGLWNARAAGHDAEQVVDALVEYSRYPVPHALLVDVAETMDRYGRLRLSKDPAHGLVLTTTDRPVLEEVLRSKRIQPLVGARIDEDTVLVHPSERGQIKQVLLKLGWPAEDFAGYVDGEAHTIELDESEWSLRPYQKQAVENFWHGGSGVVVLPCGAGKTLVGAGAMAQAKATTLILVTNTVSARQWKHELVKRTSLTEEEIGEYSGTRKEIRPVTIATYQVLTTKRKGVYPHLELFDSRDWGLIVYDEVHLLPAPVFKFTADLQARRRLGLTATLVREDGRESDVFSLIGPKRFDAPWKEIEAQGYIAPADCVEVRVNLTDSERLAYATAEPEEKYRYCATTATKRKVTEALVAKHAGQQTLVIGQYIDQLDELGEHLGVPVIKGETSNAQREKLFEAFRQGEISVLVVSKVANFSIDLPEATVAIQVSGTFGSRQEEAQRLGRVLRPKADGHEARFYSVVARDTIDQDFAAHRQRFLAEQGYAYRIVDADDLLTGAGEDI; this is encoded by the coding sequence GTGTCCTGTCTGATCGTCCAGAGCGACAAGACCCTCCTGCTGGAGGTCGACCACGAACAGGCCGACGCCTGCCGGCGGGCCATCGCACCCTTCGCCGAACTGGAGCGCGCTCCCGAGCACATCCACACCTACCGGCTGACCCCGCTCGGCCTGTGGAACGCCCGCGCCGCCGGCCACGACGCCGAGCAGGTGGTGGACGCGCTGGTGGAGTACTCGCGCTACCCGGTGCCGCACGCCCTGCTGGTCGACGTCGCCGAGACAATGGACCGCTACGGGCGGCTGCGGCTCAGCAAGGACCCCGCGCACGGGCTGGTGCTGACCACCACCGACCGGCCGGTGCTTGAGGAGGTCCTGCGCTCCAAGCGGATCCAGCCGCTGGTGGGCGCCCGGATCGACGAGGACACCGTCCTGGTGCACCCCTCCGAGCGCGGCCAGATCAAGCAGGTGCTGCTGAAGCTGGGCTGGCCGGCCGAGGACTTCGCCGGTTACGTGGACGGCGAGGCGCACACGATCGAGCTGGACGAGTCCGAGTGGAGCCTGCGGCCGTACCAGAAGCAGGCGGTGGAGAACTTCTGGCACGGCGGTTCCGGCGTGGTCGTGCTGCCCTGCGGCGCCGGCAAGACGCTGGTCGGCGCGGGCGCGATGGCGCAGGCCAAGGCGACCACGCTGATCCTGGTGACGAACACGGTCTCGGCCCGGCAGTGGAAGCACGAGCTGGTCAAGCGGACCTCACTCACCGAGGAGGAGATCGGCGAGTACAGCGGCACCCGCAAGGAGATCCGGCCGGTCACCATCGCCACCTACCAGGTCCTGACGACCAAGCGGAAGGGTGTCTACCCGCACCTGGAGCTCTTCGACTCCCGCGACTGGGGGCTGATCGTCTACGACGAGGTGCACCTGCTGCCCGCCCCGGTCTTCAAGTTCACCGCCGACCTGCAGGCGCGGCGCCGGCTCGGGCTGACCGCGACGCTGGTCCGCGAGGACGGCCGCGAGTCGGACGTCTTCTCGCTGATCGGCCCGAAGCGCTTCGACGCGCCGTGGAAGGAGATCGAGGCGCAGGGCTACATCGCGCCCGCCGACTGCGTCGAGGTCCGGGTCAACCTCACCGACTCCGAGCGGCTCGCCTACGCCACCGCGGAGCCGGAGGAGAAGTACCGCTACTGCGCCACCACCGCGACCAAGCGGAAGGTGACGGAGGCGCTGGTGGCCAAGCACGCGGGGCAGCAGACGCTGGTCATCGGGCAGTACATCGACCAGCTGGACGAGCTGGGCGAGCACCTGGGCGTGCCGGTGATCAAGGGCGAGACGTCCAACGCGCAGCGGGAGAAGCTCTTCGAGGCGTTCCGGCAGGGTGAGATCTCGGTGCTGGTGGTCTCCAAGGTCGCCAACTTCTCCATCGACCTGCCCGAGGCGACGGTCGCCATCCAGGTCTCCGGCACGTTCGGCTCCCGCCAGGAGGAGGCGCAGCGGCTCGGCCGGGTGCTGCGCCCGAAGGCGGACGGGCACGAGGCCCGTTTCTACTCGGTGGTCGCCCGCGACACCATCGACCAGGACTTCGCCGCCCACCGGCAGCGGTTTCTGGCCGAACAGGGCTACGCGTACCGGATCGTGGACGCGGACGACCTGCTGACCGGCGCGGGCGAGGACATCTGA
- a CDS encoding LPXTG cell wall anchor domain-containing protein — MDHQQMPPPAQPRPRRTLKAVAASTAVVGAAVMATAGLLLPGSASGATPPANDGPSNAFAQSGAGTVHGVSHDDSASDNFDWTVTDPADPAATTPSSAGASAAPGHDGPGTAAGTGHNGPGTSSSGHSDPDTSSAASSGHSDADTSASGHSDPDTSASTGQSDSDTSAAGSQSSSGTDEDSDGEYGTDESEGYGSDYGYGYDDPDTYGSDSDSYGSDSYGSDSDSYGSDSYGSDSDSYGSDPDESTDTYGSDSYGSDPDEGTDESTDGGYGSGSHSDPGSADGYGDPGQSEGHSSGYGSSGGYTQPSPSSPPETTDCPPTTPPTKPPHTPPTHRPTHPPTHPPTHPPTTPPTTPPTTPPTHPPHHPPTTPPTLPHTGSDGTEWMAIGAAGVLATGGALMFISRRRGRHA, encoded by the coding sequence ATGGATCACCAGCAGATGCCTCCTCCCGCCCAGCCGCGCCCGCGGAGGACGCTCAAAGCCGTCGCGGCGTCCACGGCAGTCGTCGGCGCGGCCGTCATGGCCACCGCCGGCCTGTTGCTCCCCGGCAGCGCGTCCGGCGCCACTCCGCCCGCCAACGACGGGCCGTCCAACGCGTTCGCGCAGAGCGGGGCCGGCACCGTCCACGGTGTCAGCCACGACGACTCAGCGTCGGACAACTTCGACTGGACCGTCACCGACCCGGCGGACCCGGCCGCCACGACCCCCAGCAGCGCGGGTGCCTCCGCCGCTCCCGGCCACGATGGCCCGGGCACGGCGGCCGGCACCGGCCACAACGGTCCGGGCACCTCGTCGTCCGGTCACAGCGACCCGGACACCTCATCCGCTGCGTCGTCCGGTCACAGCGACGCGGACACCTCAGCGTCTGGTCACAGTGACCCGGACACCTCAGCGTCCACCGGCCAGAGCGACTCGGACACCTCCGCCGCCGGCAGTCAGAGCTCCTCGGGCACCGACGAGGACTCGGACGGCGAGTACGGCACGGACGAGTCCGAGGGCTACGGCTCCGACTACGGCTACGGCTACGACGACCCCGACACCTACGGTTCCGACTCGGACTCCTACGGCTCGGATTCCTACGGCTCGGACTCCGACTCTTACGGCTCGGATTCCTACGGCTCGGACTCTGACTCTTACGGCTCGGACCCGGACGAGAGCACGGACACCTACGGCTCCGACTCCTATGGCTCCGACCCGGACGAGGGCACGGACGAGAGCACGGACGGCGGTTACGGCTCGGGCAGCCACAGCGACCCGGGCAGCGCCGACGGCTACGGCGACCCGGGCCAGTCCGAGGGCCACAGCTCCGGTTACGGCAGCTCGGGCGGCTACACCCAGCCGTCGCCCTCCTCGCCCCCGGAGACCACCGACTGCCCGCCGACCACCCCTCCGACCAAGCCCCCGCACACTCCCCCCACCCACCGGCCGACGCACCCTCCGACCCACCCCCCGACGCACCCGCCCACGACTCCCCCGACCACGCCCCCGACCACTCCTCCCACCCACCCGCCGCACCACCCGCCCACCACTCCCCCCACGCTGCCGCACACCGGCTCCGACGGCACGGAGTGGATGGCGATCGGCGCCGCGGGCGTCCTCGCCACCGGTGGCGCACTGATGTTCATCAGCCGCCGCCGTGGACGTCACGCCTGA